In one window of Calypte anna isolate BGI_N300 chromosome 1, bCalAnn1_v1.p, whole genome shotgun sequence DNA:
- the RINT1 gene encoding RAD50-interacting protein 1 isoform X1: MATVAVGKKEVTRDLDHCDIPYYVSEFVEREVGNDYNSLRKLDSLIDKLSENKKQLEEQVLTVSSEVPKRIQNALKNAEDSKKTISQLLEEETLLSDSINSHLLKAQPWMEDLDVLISQVEEIERHLAYLIWISQIEELSDSIQQYLITDNVPEAASTLAFMAELDIKLQDSSCSHLLAFVRSTVKFWHKILKDKLSSDFEEVLTQLRWPFVGPPQSQAFGLTAPASASDTYNNLEMLFCQLLKLQTSDELLTKPKQFPEKYSLPPSPPIILPIQIMLNPLQKRFKYHFTGNKQTNVLNKPEWYLTQVLLWIGNHAKFLDDKIQPILDKAGSSVNAGLEFSRALVMLILEKLASDIPCLLYDDALFCHLVDEVLLFERELYGVHGYLSSFPSCMHILSEESCFQRWLTVEKKFALQKMDSMLSSEAAWVSQYKDITDVDELKVPDCAETFMTLLLVITDRYKNLPTASRKLQFLGLQKELVDDFRIRLTQVMKEESRASLGFRYCAILNAVNYIATVLADWADNVFFLQLQQAELEVQAESNTVSKLQLGQLASMESSVFDEMITLLERLKHDMLTRQVDHVFREFKDAAKLYKKERWLSLPSQAEQAVMSLSSTACPMLLTLRDRLLQLEQQLCYSLFKIFWQMLAEKVDIYIYQEVIMANHFNEGGAAQLQFDMSRNLFPLFSHYCKRPENYFKHIKEACIILNLNIGSALLLKDVLQSASEKETTFKPNQPSATAALNELGVYKLSQKDVEILLNLRANWPNTGK, translated from the exons atggcAACTGTTGCtgttggaaagaaagaagtcaCTAGAGACCTAGATCATTGTGATATCCCCTACTATGTTTCTGAATTTGTGGAACGAGAAGTTGGAAATGACTATAATTCTCTTAGGAAGCTAGACAGCCTTATTGATAAactatctgaaaataaaaagcagttagAAGAACAG GTACTTACAGTTTCATCAGAAGTCCCTAAAAGAATTCAGAATGCCctaaaaaatgctgaagattCTAAAAAGACTATCAGTCAGCTTCTAGAGGAAGAAACTCTTCTCTCTGATTCAATCAATAGCCACTTACTGAAAGCTCAGCCATGGATGGAGGATCTTGATGTACTGATTAGTCAGGTCGAGGAGATTGAACGACACCTGGCCTATCTTATATGGATTTCACAAATTGAAGAGTTAAG TGATAGCATCCAGCAATATTTGATTACTGACAATGTTCCAGAAGCAGCCAGTACTCTGGCATTCATGGCAGAGCTGGATATTAAGCTTCAGGATTCATCTTGTTCTCATCTGCTTGCTTTTGTGAGATCCACTGTTAAATTCTGGCATAAAATTCTTAAGGACAAATTGTCAAG TGATTTTGAAGAGGTGCTGACCCAGCTCCGATGGCCTTTTGTTGGGCCACCACAGTCTCAGGCATTTGGCCTTACTGCTCCAGCCAGTGCTTCTGATACATACAACAATTTGGAGATGTTGTTTTGTCAGCTTCTGAAACTGCAAACCTC GGATGAACTCTTAACCAAGCCTAAACAATTCCCTGAAAAGTATTCTCTACCCCCATCACCACCCATTATCCTTCCAATACAGATCATGCTGAATCCTCTTCAGAAAAGATTCAAGTATCATTTCACTGGAAATAAACAAACCAATGTTTTAAACAAG cCTGAGTGGTATTTAACACAAGTACTTTTGTGGATTGGAAATCATGCAAAGTTTCTTGATGACAAAATCCAGCCAATACTGGACAAGGCAGGATCTTCAGTGAATGCTGGG CTTGAATTCTCTCGTGCTCTAGTAATGCTGATTTTGGAGAAGTTGGCTTCTGATATTCCATGCCTGTTATACGATGATGCACTCTTTTGTCACCTTGTGGATGAGGTACTTCTATTTGAGAGAGAGTTATATGGTGTTCATGGTTATCTCAGCAGCTTTCCAAGTTGCATGCATATTCTGTCAGAAGAATCCTGCTTCCAAAGGTGGctaacagtggaaaaaaaat TTGCTCTTCAGAAAATGGACTCTATGCTTTCATCAGAGGCTGCCTGGGTATCACAATACAAAGATATCACTGATGTGGATGAACTGAAAGTCCCCGATTGTGCTGAAACTTTTATGACTCTGTTGCTAGTTATAACAG ACAGGTATAAGAACCTTCCAACAGCTTCCAGAAAACTACAGTTCCTGGGCCTACAGAAGGAGTTAGTTGATGATTTCAGAATACGATTGACTCAAGTAATGAAGGAAGAGAGCAGAGCTTCTTTAGGATTCCGATACTGTGCAATCCTTAATGCTGTTAACTATATAGCAACAGTATTGGCAGACTGGGCTGACAATGTA TTCTTTTTGCAGCTCCAGCAGGCTGAATTAGAGGTTCAGGCAGAAAGTAACACTGTCAGTAAActgcagctggggcagctggCTTCGATGGAGAGTTCTGTCTTCGATGAAATGATTACCCTCCTGGAACGCCTGAAACATGACATGCTGACTCGTCAAGTAGACCATGTCTTCAGAGAATTCAAAGATGCTGCAAAGCTGTACAAaaaagagag gTGGTTATCTTTACCATCTCAAGCAGAGCAAGCAGTAATGTCTTTATCAAGCACAGCTTGCCCAATGTTGTTGACCCTACGAGACCGCTTGCTACAATTAGAACAGCAGCTCTGTTATTCACTGTTCAAAATTTTCTGGCAAATGCTTGCAGAGAAGGTggatatatacatatatcaGGAA GTAATTATGGCAAATCATTTCAATGAAGGAGGAGCAGCACAACTCCAGTTTGACATGAGTAGAAATCTGTTCCCTCTATTTTCACACTACTGCAAGAGACCAGAAAACTACTTCAAGCA CATTAAAGAAGCCTGCATTATCCTGAACCTGAATATTGGCTCAGCCTTGCTTCTGAAGGATGTACTACAGTcagcttcagaaaaggaaacaacatTCAAGCCAAACCAGCCATCTGCAACAGCAGCACTAAATGAACTTGGAGTTTATAAATTAAGTCAAAAAGATGTCGAGATTCTTCTCAATTTGAGAGCTAATTGGccaaatacaggaaaataa
- the RINT1 gene encoding RAD50-interacting protein 1 isoform X2 gives MEDLDVLISQVEEIERHLAYLIWISQIEELSDSIQQYLITDNVPEAASTLAFMAELDIKLQDSSCSHLLAFVRSTVKFWHKILKDKLSSDFEEVLTQLRWPFVGPPQSQAFGLTAPASASDTYNNLEMLFCQLLKLQTSDELLTKPKQFPEKYSLPPSPPIILPIQIMLNPLQKRFKYHFTGNKQTNVLNKPEWYLTQVLLWIGNHAKFLDDKIQPILDKAGSSVNAGLEFSRALVMLILEKLASDIPCLLYDDALFCHLVDEVLLFERELYGVHGYLSSFPSCMHILSEESCFQRWLTVEKKFALQKMDSMLSSEAAWVSQYKDITDVDELKVPDCAETFMTLLLVITDRYKNLPTASRKLQFLGLQKELVDDFRIRLTQVMKEESRASLGFRYCAILNAVNYIATVLADWADNVFFLQLQQAELEVQAESNTVSKLQLGQLASMESSVFDEMITLLERLKHDMLTRQVDHVFREFKDAAKLYKKERWLSLPSQAEQAVMSLSSTACPMLLTLRDRLLQLEQQLCYSLFKIFWQMLAEKVDIYIYQEVIMANHFNEGGAAQLQFDMSRNLFPLFSHYCKRPENYFKHIKEACIILNLNIGSALLLKDVLQSASEKETTFKPNQPSATAALNELGVYKLSQKDVEILLNLRANWPNTGK, from the exons ATGGAGGATCTTGATGTACTGATTAGTCAGGTCGAGGAGATTGAACGACACCTGGCCTATCTTATATGGATTTCACAAATTGAAGAGTTAAG TGATAGCATCCAGCAATATTTGATTACTGACAATGTTCCAGAAGCAGCCAGTACTCTGGCATTCATGGCAGAGCTGGATATTAAGCTTCAGGATTCATCTTGTTCTCATCTGCTTGCTTTTGTGAGATCCACTGTTAAATTCTGGCATAAAATTCTTAAGGACAAATTGTCAAG TGATTTTGAAGAGGTGCTGACCCAGCTCCGATGGCCTTTTGTTGGGCCACCACAGTCTCAGGCATTTGGCCTTACTGCTCCAGCCAGTGCTTCTGATACATACAACAATTTGGAGATGTTGTTTTGTCAGCTTCTGAAACTGCAAACCTC GGATGAACTCTTAACCAAGCCTAAACAATTCCCTGAAAAGTATTCTCTACCCCCATCACCACCCATTATCCTTCCAATACAGATCATGCTGAATCCTCTTCAGAAAAGATTCAAGTATCATTTCACTGGAAATAAACAAACCAATGTTTTAAACAAG cCTGAGTGGTATTTAACACAAGTACTTTTGTGGATTGGAAATCATGCAAAGTTTCTTGATGACAAAATCCAGCCAATACTGGACAAGGCAGGATCTTCAGTGAATGCTGGG CTTGAATTCTCTCGTGCTCTAGTAATGCTGATTTTGGAGAAGTTGGCTTCTGATATTCCATGCCTGTTATACGATGATGCACTCTTTTGTCACCTTGTGGATGAGGTACTTCTATTTGAGAGAGAGTTATATGGTGTTCATGGTTATCTCAGCAGCTTTCCAAGTTGCATGCATATTCTGTCAGAAGAATCCTGCTTCCAAAGGTGGctaacagtggaaaaaaaat TTGCTCTTCAGAAAATGGACTCTATGCTTTCATCAGAGGCTGCCTGGGTATCACAATACAAAGATATCACTGATGTGGATGAACTGAAAGTCCCCGATTGTGCTGAAACTTTTATGACTCTGTTGCTAGTTATAACAG ACAGGTATAAGAACCTTCCAACAGCTTCCAGAAAACTACAGTTCCTGGGCCTACAGAAGGAGTTAGTTGATGATTTCAGAATACGATTGACTCAAGTAATGAAGGAAGAGAGCAGAGCTTCTTTAGGATTCCGATACTGTGCAATCCTTAATGCTGTTAACTATATAGCAACAGTATTGGCAGACTGGGCTGACAATGTA TTCTTTTTGCAGCTCCAGCAGGCTGAATTAGAGGTTCAGGCAGAAAGTAACACTGTCAGTAAActgcagctggggcagctggCTTCGATGGAGAGTTCTGTCTTCGATGAAATGATTACCCTCCTGGAACGCCTGAAACATGACATGCTGACTCGTCAAGTAGACCATGTCTTCAGAGAATTCAAAGATGCTGCAAAGCTGTACAAaaaagagag gTGGTTATCTTTACCATCTCAAGCAGAGCAAGCAGTAATGTCTTTATCAAGCACAGCTTGCCCAATGTTGTTGACCCTACGAGACCGCTTGCTACAATTAGAACAGCAGCTCTGTTATTCACTGTTCAAAATTTTCTGGCAAATGCTTGCAGAGAAGGTggatatatacatatatcaGGAA GTAATTATGGCAAATCATTTCAATGAAGGAGGAGCAGCACAACTCCAGTTTGACATGAGTAGAAATCTGTTCCCTCTATTTTCACACTACTGCAAGAGACCAGAAAACTACTTCAAGCA CATTAAAGAAGCCTGCATTATCCTGAACCTGAATATTGGCTCAGCCTTGCTTCTGAAGGATGTACTACAGTcagcttcagaaaaggaaacaacatTCAAGCCAAACCAGCCATCTGCAACAGCAGCACTAAATGAACTTGGAGTTTATAAATTAAGTCAAAAAGATGTCGAGATTCTTCTCAATTTGAGAGCTAATTGGccaaatacaggaaaataa
- the EFCAB10 gene encoding EF-hand calcium-binding domain-containing protein 10, translated as MAAGEQQCREYLQRHRIPQLLHRLAALVLYHRPERPREFLIQALEKVKAGRRAEGDYPYLMDEDNLVAMFGLLDVLGQGHITPAQYREALKTLGLSTEDLRLGDDVNITLDVFKEEVKKKMLESWAV; from the exons ATGGCGGCGGGCGAGCAGCAGTGCCGCGAGTACCTGCAGCGTCACCGTATCCCGCAGCTGCTCCACCGCCTCGCAGCTTTGGTGCTCTACCACCGCCCCG AAAGACCACGCGAGTTCCTGATCCAGGCGCTGGAAAAGGTGAAGGCTGGAAGACGAGCTGAGGGAGATTACCCTTACCTCATGGACGAGGACAACCTGGTGGCCATGTTCGGTTTGCTGGATGTTCTAGGCCAAGGCCACATAACGCCAGCGCAGTACAGAGAAG CACTCAAAACTTTGGGACTGAGCACTGAAGATCTGCGGTTAGGAGATGATGTAAATATCACACTGGATGTATTCAAGGAAGAAGT gaagaaaaagatgctggagagttgggctgtGTAA